Proteins encoded within one genomic window of Flavobacterium gilvum:
- the pdhA gene encoding pyruvate dehydrogenase (acetyl-transferring) E1 component subunit alpha: MKEVTKEVYLKWYEDMLFWRKFEDKLAALYIQQKVRGFLHLYNGQEAVLAGALHAMDLTKDKMITAYRNHVQPIGMGVDPRRVMAELLGKATGTSKGMGGSMHIFSKEHRFYGGHGIVGGQIPLGAGLAFGDKYNETGGVTLTYFGDGAARQGSLHEAFNMAMLWKLPVVFIVENNGYAMGTSVERTANHTDIWKLGLGYEMPCGPVDGMNPVKVAEAMTEAIERARRGDGPTFLEMKTYRYRGHSMSDAQLYRSKEEVEEYKKIDPITQVLDVILDQKYATQEEVEVIDQRVKDHVEECAQFAEESPYPEIQQLYDVVYEQENYPFTPHKL; encoded by the coding sequence ATGAAAGAAGTTACAAAAGAAGTCTATTTAAAGTGGTATGAAGACATGCTATTTTGGAGAAAGTTTGAGGACAAACTTGCGGCATTATACATTCAACAAAAAGTTAGAGGTTTTCTACACCTATATAACGGTCAAGAAGCTGTATTAGCGGGAGCTTTACACGCTATGGATTTGACAAAAGACAAAATGATTACTGCCTATAGAAATCACGTTCAACCTATTGGTATGGGAGTTGATCCTAGACGTGTAATGGCCGAACTATTGGGGAAAGCCACCGGAACATCAAAAGGGATGGGGGGATCAATGCACATTTTTTCCAAAGAACACCGTTTTTACGGAGGACACGGTATTGTTGGTGGACAAATTCCATTGGGAGCTGGTTTGGCATTTGGAGATAAATACAACGAAACGGGTGGAGTTACATTGACTTATTTCGGAGATGGAGCTGCTCGTCAAGGTTCTTTACACGAAGCTTTCAACATGGCTATGTTATGGAAACTTCCAGTTGTTTTTATAGTTGAAAATAACGGATATGCAATGGGAACTTCTGTTGAAAGAACTGCAAACCATACAGATATTTGGAAATTAGGTCTTGGTTATGAAATGCCTTGCGGACCGGTTGACGGAATGAATCCTGTAAAAGTTGCCGAAGCAATGACTGAAGCAATTGAAAGAGCAAGACGCGGTGATGGACCTACCTTCCTAGAAATGAAAACATACCGATACAGAGGACACTCTATGTCTGATGCGCAATTATACCGTTCAAAAGAAGAGGTTGAAGAATACAAAAAAATAGATCCAATCACCCAGGTTTTAGATGTGATTTTAGATCAAAAATATGCTACACAAGAAGAAGTTGAAGTAATTGATCAAAGAGTAAAAGATCACGTTGAAGAATGTGCTCAATTTGCTGAAGAATCACCTTACCCAGAAATTCAACAATTGTACGATGTAGTGTACGAACAAGAAAACTATCCATTCACACCTCATAAATTATAA
- a CDS encoding ISAon1 family transposase N-terminal region protein, producing the protein MQDSFIDLLKLLLPEIIVDYFELTSYEKGDEILHLYLREINSVPKEYRASKLSSKGFFDEITVQDFPIRGHQVYLHITRRRWLNQDTGKVVFRDWNLVADGTRVTQEFASFLKEINRFQTK; encoded by the coding sequence ATGCAAGATTCCTTTATCGACTTACTTAAATTGTTATTACCTGAAATAATTGTAGATTATTTTGAACTTACTTCTTATGAAAAAGGAGATGAGATACTTCATCTGTACCTTAGAGAGATTAATTCAGTTCCTAAAGAATACAGGGCGTCTAAATTAAGTTCAAAAGGATTCTTTGATGAGATAACGGTGCAGGATTTTCCTATCCGAGGACACCAAGTGTATTTGCATATCACTCGCAGAAGATGGCTTAACCAAGACACTGGAAAAGTGGTGTTTAGAGATTGGAATTTAGTAGCGGACGGCACTCGAGTAACACAAGAGTTTGCGTCTTTTTTAAAAGAGATCAATAGATTCCAAACCAAATGA
- a CDS encoding class I SAM-dependent methyltransferase encodes MKDLFGKAILDYQTNNQPEDLITETSISEEDAMSVAYLFRNYNEMPGIEQKALQLAKGKILDVGCGAGSHSLSLQNDRNLEVVSIDISENAIQACKLLGLKNARVQDIMTLENEKFDTILLLMNGTGIFGTLKKTSAFLQKLRSLLNPNGQILIDSSDIIYMFDEDEDGGKWIPSDNDYYGETIFNITYKGEKEVPFDWLFLDYNTLQNAAHANGLQCELILEGEHYDYLAKLSV; translated from the coding sequence ATGAAAGACCTTTTCGGAAAAGCCATACTCGATTACCAAACCAACAACCAACCGGAAGACTTAATTACCGAAACGAGTATTTCTGAAGAAGATGCAATGAGTGTTGCCTATCTTTTTAGAAACTACAACGAAATGCCAGGAATTGAACAGAAAGCATTACAACTGGCAAAAGGAAAAATTCTCGACGTAGGATGTGGAGCAGGAAGCCATAGTTTGAGTTTGCAAAACGACAGAAATCTAGAAGTTGTTTCGATTGATATTTCGGAAAATGCAATTCAAGCCTGCAAACTTCTCGGATTGAAAAACGCAAGAGTTCAAGACATAATGACGTTGGAAAATGAAAAATTCGATACCATTTTACTTCTAATGAATGGCACAGGAATATTTGGAACACTAAAAAAAACATCCGCTTTTTTGCAAAAGCTAAGAAGTCTTTTAAATCCAAATGGACAAATTCTGATTGATTCTTCGGATATTATATATATGTTTGACGAAGATGAAGACGGAGGCAAATGGATTCCATCGGATAATGACTATTACGGAGAAACCATTTTTAACATTACCTATAAAGGAGAAAAAGAAGTTCCCTTTGATTGGTTATTTTTGGATTACAACACCTTACAAAATGCAGCTCATGCCAATGGACTTCAATGCGAACTAATCCTTGAGGGTGAACATTATGATTATTTAGCAAAGCTTTCTGTTTAA
- a CDS encoding energy transducer TonB — MNKNLLLLFVLFVVNFASAQATATMVDDAPYNYQDVEVRPEFPGGYTQLMAFIGKNFKLADYEGFGGIIKVAFVIEIDGSITNVKVVKDLGDGTGTEAKRVVSMFPKWSSGEFGGKKVRVLYELPIKVASQG; from the coding sequence ATGAATAAAAATTTACTTTTATTATTTGTTTTGTTTGTTGTTAATTTTGCCTCTGCTCAGGCTACGGCAACAATGGTTGATGATGCCCCTTATAATTATCAAGATGTTGAAGTTCGTCCAGAATTCCCAGGTGGGTATACTCAATTAATGGCTTTTATTGGTAAAAATTTTAAACTTGCCGATTATGAAGGTTTCGGAGGAATCATTAAAGTGGCCTTCGTTATTGAAATTGATGGTTCAATTACTAATGTCAAAGTGGTAAAAGATCTTGGTGATGGAACTGGAACTGAAGCAAAAAGAGTTGTTTCGATGTTTCCAAAGTGGTCTTCGGGAGAATTTGGTGGTAAAAAAGTCAGGGTTCTGTATGAATTACCAATAAAAGTTGCCAGCCAAGGTTAG
- a CDS encoding pyruvate dehydrogenase complex dihydrolipoamide acetyltransferase, which translates to MATIVTMPRLSDTMTEGTVAAWLKKVGDKVSEGDILAEIETDKATMEFESFNEGTLLYIGIPEGETAPVDSLLAIIGKEGEDVSALIAGGASAPAVAESAPVVAETSTSETLVAAPAAALPKGVVVVTMPRLSDTMTEGTVASWLKKVGDSVAEGDILAEIETDKATMEFESFNEGTLLYIGIQEGNTAPVDSLLAIIGPAGTDINGIAENYKVGGAAPAASQAKEEAKSAPAEKTAEPVEVVSDGKRILASPLAKKIASEKGIQLTQVKGSGENGRIVKSDIENFTPSATVAAPEAKAPEAVKTEAPKVFVPAGEVFTEEIKNSQMRKIIAKRLSESLFTAPHYNLVIEVSMDDAMQSRAVINTVPDTKVSFNDMVIKACALALKKHPKINSQWKDDAITINHHVNIGVAVAVEDGLVVPVLRFTDAMSLSQIGASVRDLAGRAKNKKLGPAEMEGSTFTVSNLGMFGITEFNSIINQPNSAILSVGAIVEKPVVKNGQIVVGNTMMLSLACDHRTIDGATGAQFLQTLKQYIENPVTMLA; encoded by the coding sequence ATGGCAACAATTGTAACAATGCCTCGCTTGAGCGATACTATGACAGAAGGGACGGTAGCAGCTTGGCTTAAAAAAGTAGGTGATAAAGTAAGCGAAGGAGATATCTTAGCCGAAATCGAAACCGACAAAGCAACTATGGAATTTGAATCCTTCAACGAAGGGACACTTTTATATATTGGAATCCCAGAAGGCGAAACTGCTCCAGTAGATTCATTATTAGCAATTATCGGAAAAGAAGGTGAAGATGTTTCTGCATTAATCGCAGGAGGCGCATCTGCACCAGCAGTAGCAGAATCAGCTCCAGTAGTAGCTGAAACTAGCACTTCTGAAACTCTAGTAGCAGCGCCAGCAGCAGCACTCCCAAAAGGAGTTGTTGTGGTAACTATGCCGCGTCTAAGCGACACCATGACCGAAGGTACAGTAGCTTCTTGGTTGAAAAAAGTTGGAGACTCAGTTGCAGAAGGAGATATTCTTGCCGAAATCGAAACCGACAAAGCTACAATGGAATTCGAATCTTTCAATGAAGGTACTCTATTATATATTGGAATTCAAGAAGGAAACACAGCGCCAGTAGATAGTCTTTTAGCTATCATTGGACCAGCTGGAACTGACATCAATGGAATAGCTGAAAATTATAAAGTTGGTGGAGCCGCTCCTGCAGCTTCTCAAGCAAAAGAGGAAGCTAAATCCGCACCAGCAGAAAAAACAGCAGAACCAGTTGAAGTAGTTAGTGACGGAAAAAGAATTTTGGCTTCTCCATTGGCTAAAAAAATAGCAAGCGAAAAAGGAATTCAATTAACACAAGTTAAAGGATCTGGTGAAAATGGTCGTATCGTAAAAAGCGATATCGAAAATTTCACTCCTTCTGCTACAGTAGCAGCTCCAGAAGCAAAAGCTCCAGAAGCTGTAAAAACAGAAGCTCCAAAAGTATTTGTACCAGCAGGAGAAGTTTTCACTGAAGAAATCAAAAACTCGCAAATGCGTAAAATCATTGCGAAACGTTTATCAGAATCATTATTCACAGCACCTCATTACAATCTCGTAATCGAAGTTTCAATGGATGATGCTATGCAATCAAGAGCAGTTATTAATACTGTACCTGATACAAAAGTATCGTTCAATGATATGGTTATCAAAGCTTGCGCATTGGCACTAAAAAAACATCCAAAAATCAATTCTCAATGGAAAGATGATGCAATAACCATCAACCATCACGTGAACATCGGAGTGGCTGTAGCTGTTGAAGATGGATTAGTAGTTCCTGTTTTAAGATTTACTGATGCGATGAGCCTTTCACAAATTGGAGCAAGCGTAAGAGATCTTGCTGGAAGAGCCAAAAACAAAAAATTAGGTCCTGCAGAGATGGAAGGAAGTACATTTACTGTTTCTAACCTCGGAATGTTCGGAATAACAGAATTCAACTCCATCATCAACCAACCAAATTCAGCTATTTTATCTGTTGGAGCTATTGTTGAAAAACCAGTAGTAAAAAATGGTCAAATTGTAGTTGGAAACACAATGATGCTTTCATTAGCCTGCGATCACCGAACAATCGACGGTGCAACAGGAGCACAGTTTTTACAAACATTAAAACAATATATTGAAAATCCAGTAACCATGCTTGCATAA
- a CDS encoding YkgJ family cysteine cluster protein gives MKPALNELGKLAKDKHIENKKYFDKLKKKTPKNLDYIMQDIHDAEFKKTDCLQCANCCKTTGPLFTLADIERISKFLKQKPQQFIDQYLRIDEDKDYVLQSVPCTFLDNDNTCFIYEVRPKACREFPHTDRKKFQQIADLTLKNVAICPAAFNIVEEMKKRLPL, from the coding sequence TTGAAACCAGCTTTAAACGAATTAGGAAAACTTGCCAAAGATAAGCATATCGAAAACAAAAAGTATTTTGATAAATTAAAAAAGAAGACACCCAAGAATTTGGATTACATAATGCAAGACATTCATGATGCCGAATTCAAAAAAACTGATTGTTTACAATGTGCCAATTGTTGCAAAACCACAGGGCCATTATTCACTTTAGCGGATATTGAGCGTATTTCAAAATTTTTGAAACAAAAACCGCAACAATTTATCGATCAATATCTGCGCATCGATGAGGATAAAGATTATGTGTTGCAAAGTGTGCCGTGTACTTTTTTGGATAATGACAATACTTGTTTTATCTATGAGGTACGGCCAAAAGCCTGCCGGGAATTTCCTCATACAGACAGAAAGAAGTTCCAGCAAATTGCTGATTTAACCCTTAAGAATGTTGCAATTTGTCCAGCAGCCTTCAATATTGTTGAAGAAATGAAAAAGAGATTGCCGTTATAA
- the porV gene encoding type IX secretion system outer membrane channel protein PorV has translation MKRTTLLITLLYSLNFIHAQESVITTAVPFLLVAADARSAGMGDNGVASSTDSFSQQWNPSKYAFATDQQGFSVSYTPYLTDLVNDISLAQVNYYNRYSERSAFATSFRYFGLGDIELRQDFDSQPLTVSPNEFALDLSYSLKLSDKFSMAVAGRFINSNLKVATENNDSSSSSSFGVDVAGFFQSNEIAYSNFNGRWRAGFNFQNMGPKMSYDNDDINNNFLPANMRLGGGFDFILDEYNKIALNLEISKLMVPTPQNPDLNGDGTVTPEEAQQNSDNYQSIGWFSGMFKSFTDAPGGFSEELKEVTYSVGSEYVYQDSFSFRAGYFYESPEKGAREFFSLGAGFKYTSLKIDVSYLFSASKVQNPLENTLRFSLTFNFGNKYENY, from the coding sequence ATGAAAAGAACGACTTTACTCATTACCCTATTATATTCATTAAATTTTATTCATGCACAGGAAAGCGTGATCACAACTGCTGTTCCTTTTCTTTTAGTCGCAGCCGATGCCCGGTCGGCAGGTATGGGAGACAATGGTGTTGCCTCATCCACGGATAGTTTTTCACAACAATGGAATCCTTCAAAATATGCATTTGCCACAGATCAACAAGGATTTTCCGTAAGCTATACTCCTTATTTGACCGATTTAGTAAATGATATTTCATTAGCCCAAGTAAACTATTATAATAGATATAGTGAAAGAAGTGCTTTTGCAACCAGTTTTCGTTATTTTGGATTGGGCGACATAGAATTGCGCCAGGATTTCGATAGTCAACCACTTACGGTATCTCCAAACGAATTTGCATTAGATCTTTCGTATTCCCTAAAACTAAGTGATAAATTTTCGATGGCAGTCGCAGGTCGCTTCATAAATTCAAACCTAAAAGTAGCCACAGAAAATAACGACTCTTCTTCTTCAAGCAGTTTTGGAGTTGATGTAGCCGGTTTTTTTCAATCAAATGAAATCGCATATAGCAATTTCAACGGTAGATGGAGAGCGGGATTTAATTTCCAAAATATGGGACCCAAAATGAGTTATGATAACGATGACATCAACAATAACTTTTTGCCCGCAAACATGAGATTGGGAGGCGGTTTTGATTTTATTTTGGATGAATACAATAAAATCGCTTTGAATTTGGAAATAAGCAAATTAATGGTACCAACTCCGCAAAATCCAGATTTAAATGGAGACGGAACAGTCACCCCTGAAGAAGCGCAACAAAATAGCGACAACTACCAATCCATAGGTTGGTTCTCTGGAATGTTCAAATCATTTACCGATGCCCCTGGCGGTTTTAGTGAAGAATTAAAAGAAGTCACCTATTCAGTAGGGTCAGAATATGTTTATCAGGATTCCTTTTCGTTTCGTGCAGGATATTTCTATGAAAGTCCTGAAAAAGGAGCAAGAGAATTTTTCTCTCTTGGCGCAGGATTCAAATACACTTCACTAAAAATTGATGTTTCCTACTTATTCTCTGCCTCCAAAGTACAGAACCCATTAGAAAACACTTTACGTTTTTCTTTGACGTTCAATTTTGGAAATAAATACGAGAATTACTAA
- a CDS encoding ISAon1 family transposase, which yields MASFYGVSGRNLQYQYKEFLSNFKAWDQLKHAEKWLLFPQNIGKRLSIDETSLSNGELYTVVTNKAAKGRKGTIVAMIAGTKAETVISFIEQIPIKQRKQVKEITLDMAANMGLIAKKCFPNAIQVTDRFHVQKLALDALQEIRVKYRWQAIDLENEAIEKAKSSKIKYESQMLSNGDTNKQLLARSRHFLNKNKSKWSKSQIIRAIILFDLYPEIQKAYELAQDLRNIFENTQNKIIGLSRLAKWHEKVNQSGFKSFNTISRSIENHYQTILNYFDNRSTNASAESFNAKIKAFRSQFRGVRNIGFFLFRLTNIYA from the coding sequence ATTGCCTCTTTCTATGGAGTTTCAGGTAGAAATTTACAATATCAATACAAAGAGTTTTTAAGTAATTTCAAAGCTTGGGATCAACTCAAACATGCGGAAAAATGGCTTCTCTTTCCCCAAAACATAGGCAAACGCTTGTCAATAGATGAAACTTCCCTTTCCAATGGCGAACTATATACCGTTGTAACCAACAAAGCGGCTAAAGGAAGAAAAGGAACCATAGTTGCTATGATTGCTGGAACTAAAGCGGAAACGGTAATATCTTTCATTGAACAAATCCCAATCAAACAGCGCAAGCAAGTCAAAGAAATTACTTTGGATATGGCAGCAAATATGGGATTAATAGCCAAGAAATGTTTTCCAAATGCAATTCAAGTCACCGACCGTTTCCATGTTCAAAAACTAGCACTAGACGCTTTACAAGAAATCAGAGTAAAATACCGTTGGCAAGCGATAGACCTAGAAAACGAAGCTATTGAGAAGGCTAAAAGCAGTAAAATTAAGTACGAATCTCAAATGTTATCAAATGGAGATACCAATAAGCAATTATTAGCCAGAAGCCGGCACTTTCTCAACAAAAACAAGTCTAAATGGTCAAAAAGCCAAATAATTAGAGCTATAATATTGTTCGATTTATATCCTGAAATCCAAAAAGCATATGAATTAGCTCAAGACTTAAGAAACATCTTCGAGAATACACAGAATAAAATTATTGGACTCTCAAGATTGGCTAAATGGCACGAGAAAGTAAATCAATCCGGATTTAAATCCTTTAACACAATCTCACGATCAATAGAGAATCACTATCAAACAATCTTGAATTATTTTGATAACAGAAGTACCAATGCTTCCGCTGAATCTTTTAATGCAAAAATAAAAGCGTTTAGATCTCAATTTAGAGGGGTTAGAAACATTGGATTCTTCCTTTTCAGGCTAACCAATATCTATGCATAA
- the cdd gene encoding cytidine deaminase has product MKEITTSSKITVFENIQELPLVEQNLMLKAIEVRKNAYAPYSKFNVGAAILLDNGKIVVGSNQENAAYPSGLCAERVAIFQAGSIYPEARILKITISGTSERNQTTTPVPPCGACRQSIAEYEIRQESPIEIYYTGETGEIHHSASLKNLLPFMFEKKLL; this is encoded by the coding sequence ATGAAAGAAATAACAACATCTTCAAAAATCACTGTTTTTGAAAACATTCAAGAACTCCCCTTAGTTGAGCAAAATTTAATGCTAAAAGCAATTGAAGTCAGAAAAAATGCATACGCTCCGTATTCAAAGTTTAACGTAGGAGCAGCAATTCTTTTAGATAATGGTAAAATAGTTGTTGGCTCCAATCAGGAAAATGCCGCGTATCCTTCAGGACTTTGTGCCGAAAGAGTCGCTATTTTTCAGGCAGGAAGCATTTACCCCGAAGCAAGAATACTCAAAATTACTATTTCTGGCACTTCAGAACGCAATCAAACTACCACTCCGGTTCCTCCATGTGGTGCCTGCAGACAATCCATCGCAGAATATGAAATTCGACAAGAAAGCCCTATTGAAATATATTATACGGGAGAAACAGGTGAAATTCACCACTCTGCATCCTTAAAAAATCTACTCCCTTTCATGTTTGAAAAAAAATTACTTTAA
- a CDS encoding 7-carboxy-7-deazaguanine synthase QueE: MLSKEIQLEVNKGIMLPLMEEFYTIQGEGFHTGTAAYFIRVGGCDVGCHWCDVKESWNAESHPPTNIDLIVDNATKYANTIVVTGGEPLMWDMGPLTQKLKQNNLKVHIETSGAYPLSGTWDWICLSPKKNKLPTQTAYDNADELKVIIYNKHDFIFAEEQAEKVNSKAILFLQPEWSKKEEMTPLIVDYVMNNPKWRVSLQTHKYLNIP; the protein is encoded by the coding sequence ATGTTATCTAAAGAAATTCAATTAGAAGTCAATAAAGGAATCATGCTTCCACTTATGGAAGAATTTTATACAATTCAGGGTGAAGGATTTCATACGGGTACAGCCGCTTATTTTATCAGAGTTGGAGGTTGTGATGTTGGTTGTCATTGGTGTGATGTCAAAGAGAGTTGGAATGCAGAGTCGCATCCGCCTACCAATATTGATTTAATTGTTGATAATGCTACTAAGTACGCAAACACAATTGTTGTTACAGGAGGCGAGCCTTTGATGTGGGATATGGGGCCTTTGACCCAAAAATTAAAGCAAAATAATTTAAAAGTACATATAGAAACTTCCGGAGCTTATCCGTTAAGTGGAACGTGGGATTGGATTTGTCTTTCTCCTAAAAAAAATAAATTGCCTACTCAAACTGCTTATGATAATGCAGATGAACTTAAGGTTATTATTTACAACAAGCATGATTTTATATTTGCAGAAGAGCAAGCTGAAAAAGTAAACTCTAAAGCAATTCTTTTTCTTCAACCTGAGTGGAGTAAAAAAGAAGAAATGACTCCTTTAATTGTCGATTATGTTATGAATAACCCAAAATGGCGTGTGTCACTTCAAACTCATAAGTATCTGAATATTCCATAA
- a CDS encoding ABC transporter permease, with product MNLEYFIAKRLITAKDYKSSISAPIINIAIAAIAIGMIMMIVSVATGIGLQNKIREKIAAFNGHIIISNYDNNQSEITLSPISKNQDFYPNFNSVPGIDHIQAIASKAGIIRTETAFEGIIFKGVGKDYQWGNIKEYIVSGKLPDFSKNVTQEVVISQFLANRLSLKVGDSFNTFFIKEEQNKLPNVRRFKIVGIFNSGFQQFDATYIIGDIRHIQKINKWAPSQIGAFEVFVKDFNTIKEVGDQVYKKTSSTLDSKTIIEKYSYIFEWLQLFDFNIIVILVVMILVATINMVVALLVLILERTQMIGILKSLGANNWSVRKIFLYNAFYLIVRGLFWGNLIGISLLLIQQHFGVIKLNPENYYVNQAPVYLNLGYILALNLLTIVICTLVLLIPSYIITKISPVKALRFD from the coding sequence TTGAATTTAGAATACTTTATTGCCAAACGACTTATCACTGCCAAAGATTATAAGAGCAGCATATCGGCGCCTATTATAAATATTGCAATAGCTGCAATTGCAATTGGTATGATTATGATGATTGTATCTGTTGCTACCGGGATTGGCTTACAAAATAAAATAAGGGAAAAGATTGCTGCTTTCAATGGTCATATCATAATTTCAAATTACGACAACAACCAATCCGAAATCACATTATCGCCCATTTCAAAAAATCAAGATTTTTACCCAAATTTCAATTCTGTTCCGGGAATCGATCATATTCAGGCGATAGCCAGTAAAGCAGGAATAATAAGAACCGAAACAGCATTTGAAGGAATAATTTTCAAAGGAGTAGGAAAAGATTATCAATGGGGAAATATTAAAGAATATATTGTCTCTGGCAAATTGCCCGATTTCTCCAAGAACGTCACTCAAGAAGTTGTGATTTCTCAGTTCCTTGCAAACAGACTCAGTTTAAAGGTGGGTGATTCTTTTAATACTTTTTTTATAAAGGAAGAGCAAAATAAATTGCCAAATGTTCGCCGATTCAAAATAGTGGGGATTTTCAATTCGGGGTTTCAACAATTCGATGCTACTTATATAATAGGGGATATTCGTCACATACAGAAAATCAATAAATGGGCTCCAAGCCAAATTGGAGCTTTTGAGGTTTTTGTGAAAGATTTCAATACTATAAAAGAAGTCGGCGATCAAGTCTATAAAAAAACATCTTCAACCCTAGACAGTAAAACAATCATAGAAAAATACAGTTACATATTTGAGTGGTTGCAACTTTTTGATTTCAATATCATTGTGATATTAGTTGTGATGATACTCGTGGCGACTATAAATATGGTTGTTGCGTTGTTGGTTCTTATTTTGGAGCGAACTCAAATGATTGGAATACTAAAGTCATTGGGGGCTAATAATTGGTCAGTTAGAAAAATTTTCCTTTACAACGCTTTTTATCTTATAGTAAGAGGATTGTTTTGGGGGAATTTAATAGGAATCTCGTTGTTGTTAATACAGCAACATTTCGGAGTCATAAAGCTCAATCCCGAAAATTACTATGTTAATCAGGCTCCAGTATATCTTAATCTTGGATATATTTTGGCTCTTAATCTCCTTACGATTGTGATCTGTACATTAGTATTGCTAATCCCTTCGTATATAATCACAAAAATTTCTCCCGTAAAGGCGCTTCGTTTCGATTAA